Within the Erigeron canadensis isolate Cc75 chromosome 6, C_canadensis_v1, whole genome shotgun sequence genome, the region GAGCATAATACCTCTCGTTGAGTAGGAGTAAACTTCCAAGGCATTCCATCAGACACATCAGCATTAAAGTGCACAACAATCTCCCTGTAATGATAAATTCATCATTTATTCAAAGAAAATTAACAAAAGCAGGCTCACGAACAAAATAGATTCTTTAACAGCAACGCACCTTTTGGTGACGGTTCCATCTTGAGAATGTCGCAATATCTTTTCTTCTACAGTCTGGAGAgaggaaatataaaacaatataacGAAACAAAAGTCTAAGATTTCATGTCcagtttgaaaaagaaaaacattttaCCTCACGACGTTGAACAGTACCTCCATAACCCGTAGCTTGGCAAAACCGTCTATATAAAGGAACCGAAGCATACGTACATCCCACCATCGCAAACACCAAACCCGTCAAGTAATAAAGCATCTTTCTAGATTTCCGTTCTGTAATGACATTGGTAGAATAACGGCGTCCACAACCCGATAGATAATAAGGTCTCTTCAAATACCCGATTCCCAAGTGCGAAACGTTTTTCATAGAATGGCATTGGTTATGTCTATAACTACCCGCTGCCGCAAAATAATATCTACTTTGTGTAACTTCTGATAAACACCTGAATTAACAATAACAGCTGAATATAAAGTAgaccatattattatttttaaaactaataaaattcaGGTAATACAAATGTACTGAATTAATGTTAGTTAACTGCACAATTATCTTTCTAGTCTGGTTtgtaacaacaataacaacaaaaatgTGATGTTAAgcaacaaatttatttattatttaagtttaacacatatataaatagcAAAAACTATGTTTaaccctaaatatatatatatatatatatatatatagataaaatgaaACTAATTATGATATAAAATGAATTCAATGTAATTACTAACCTGGAATTGGTGAGGGTTTTGGAAAAATAGGATCTTGATGCATAGAGCTTAGATAATgacataataaatatatgatattataactaatttttatatcacaaaCTTATATAATTCTgatatattgatttatatatgtataacattTGGTGTGTAGAGTCTCTGAAACACAGGGGATTTTCAAATGATGGAAATGAAAATAAGTTGAGTGAGATGGGATTGGGGGTGCCTGAATCAAATACGTTGCTGCATTCAGGATCATTTGTATTTTCGGGTTGGGCTTAAAAGTGTGTTTAGTATGCCCTCACACAAAATAAACCCGACCCGATCCAAAACCCAGCCAAAATATatcttatttaaaattgatttgttttaatggaaaataatcaaaatatattataattataaatttataattataataggaTATTCATTACCATATTTATGTATTTGTATCAACAACATTTAattcaaatttataaatataaaatgtttctttttaataaaattaactcTCATTCTCTTTCAAATCTTCTCCTACTCGTTCTCCACGTTATCAGCATGAAGTCttataaaaccctaattaagaTTTTCATTTGATGACTTCTTGGTATcatgaaattttttatattataacacGTTATTGAATGAGacttttgtccaattatgaaagTATATTGATGAAATGTCAAAGAGTTTCAATATTAATAGAGCTTGCCATTAAAAACATTTTAGTCTCGAGGGACATTGCATGAGattttaatgtgttttattaGTACTACACATCGTATTACATATTCCCGATGTTGCATTTTTCCATAAATGTGTTAGCAATACAAGACGTTAAATCAACACACAAGCATTGGTGCATGTGGTACCTGATTATCTTATCAAAAGATTTCATTATCAAAAATGGCTGGATATATTCATGCAAGATATTTGCTTGATCCACTCAAAATGTAGTACAAAGAATTCAATTCTTCACAAATTGTGACACtacaaattttataaagatTAAGCAATTACTAACAATTACGTTGTTATCTATCAAAATCAGTCTCTATATCCTCAAAACCGACCTCCAGCGCTAGCGTAGCCGAATACCTGACTCCCCTCCCTCCCCTCTAAGCAGAAAAAATCCAGAGGGAGCTGGTGAGCCGTGCAACGATTATTAAACTAGTTATTTTATGACCTATACATTGTCATAATTGGTATCACATCTCAAATCGTGGATGGTGTGTGACTATGTGGTTGTGGATGGTATGTGACCATGTGGCTGGTGCTCCCCTATGAATCATAGGctataatcatgtcatttcagAGTTATAGCCTTATAAGATTAACATAAAAGGATGATGAATGATAGAATAAGATAAATGCACACTGAGATTTTCTGATTTTACTTGGCGATCTAAACAAGTTTTGTTGATTTATGCAGATGTGGAAAATATTTGTTCCTCAAAAAAGGAATGTATTTTTATGTAGGGATGTATTAGTATTGCTCAACTTATTTGGTTGAGAATCATACAAATCTGCTACGAAAGGCGTTAACTGACTGACCATTTAAGCTGATTTAAGTGTACCAATTTATGGATCCCCTGGTCCGATCACAAAATCCTACACAATTCTCTTCATCTTATTGTGCTGGTATTGGTTTTTTACATAGAGGTGATAAGTAATCATTAAAAAACAATGGTAATCAGAAAGTACATTGTAAAATTTATTTGCAATGTGATGTATTTTATATGCAAAATGATATTGATGCCatctattttaattaatttaccaaATTCATGTATTAAATGCTTGTACAGCATGATATAAAAACTATACCGTATTCTAAACTAATCAAAAAGAATGGTACgtatatcacttcccatttgATATTCATGTTCTTTGTATTGTTGAACCACCGGTCCGATCTCTAAAGGGGAGAAGAAAAAAACACAGGACTGTCAATGATCGACCAAAATATCCACATCTTATTATATCATTTCATTCTTAACAATGCCTTCTAAAAAAAGTTGCTAAGTTCATttgaattatttatataacaatCCTACTTTTTCGGTACACTGGTAGAAAAGTTATCAAGGTAAAGAAATATAAGAGTCTCAATAGTTGTTCGCTGAAGATCCAAATCCTGCAATGCCAAAACAAACAATGCAAGATTCTAATATATTATGACCAAAGTGTAGCAGATCTATCTGATATAAAAATACGACTAGGAAGTAAACATCTGAAGAGTACCCAAAGTGTAGCTTTGAGGCATCAAAACTACGTTGACTATGCCAGAACTTTATAATacttgtaatcatatttgaaaTACCAATTATTAGTAATAATGTATAAAAGTTGCAGATAATTGAAAAAGGACATTTTAGTTGAGCACACCCCTACCCCCTATTTGGTAAGAAATGAATGTTACTAACCTTTATGAATGACCATGGTCTTGCAACTGAGCAAGGGCAACAGCAATCTGGGAACCAAGAACGGCATTGTTCTTCACAAGTGCAATGTCTATCACTGATTAAGGATATACTTACAAAAAATGtacaaaaactaaatatatacttCCAAATACACAAACTAATACACTACTTGTAAAACATATCTCAACTGAGCTTTTCCTTTTTCCCTTGGCTTTCATATGGGTTGTTGTATCAAATCACTGAAATTCTGATCCATTAACTCGTGGTTTGGTCAATCAAGGTTCTTTTTTTATTGCAAATGGTTGCGAAAAAGGGAAACATGTCAAATGGGCAAACAAATCGCTAGTTGTCCAATGTCTGTTATTCAAAGGCTTACATTATTATAGTTAAGATTACTGTTTTTGCAATCATAAAAACGTTgattatctattaaaaaaagaCGGAAAACAGGATAAAAGCTGTTTGCAGGTTAAGTCGGCCCGGCCCGGCCCGGCCCGGCCCAGACCATTTCAATCTGTAAATAACATGTGTCAATGCAAACCTGTTTCAAATTTCGAAAATTATTTCAGATAAGGTTAAATAAACTTTCTCTGCCTGATAAAAGTTTTCGGAAACAATATGTACACCGTACATATTTGTACACTGTAGCATTAAAGGATACTTGATTCGAGTGAAGCTCCTCCTGTTAGTTCATTCACTCTGGAAAGTAAGTAAGGAGTTTCAGCACTACCTGTTATGCCCTTATCACTGAgtccaaattacaaaaaattagACATACATGGGAACATGAAAAAAATGCTAATTTACTTTTCAATCATCTAAAAAGCAAAATCGTTGTATTTAGTAAAGATGATTCTTACGCAGCTTCTCTGAGTGCCGTTTGAATAGCAGACTCTATAATGTTACCAGAAACAGAATGTTCTTTTGGTATAGGAATTGCTATCAAGATGCCCGTCTTAAGATCAAGTTTCCTGTTGACCTCTGTGATCAGCAAGTCCAAAAAAATAATCAgcataattaataaatttaattgaCATAAAATAAAGAACGAGAAAAAGTTAAATAGTACTTGCCAATCATACGAGCACAGTCTTCGGGTGAATCTAGTTGGCAAGGTGCCTGGTTTGTCATTCACAAATTGAAGCTCTTAAGGAAGGGTATATGCAAGGAAGCATAATTGTGAAAGGGGCCAAACATATTTGATAGCTTCGGATAACATAAATTAATAGCTCATTCTAAATTTATTGACACTAATTTTTGTCGAAAAGTTGAGTTTTATAACATACAGACAAGTATCCTTTACACACTAAGTATTGGTTATCTTATTTACCAAGGCAAGAGAAAATAGTACTAGAATGCTGGAGCCCAGGTAAAATTTCTAGACAGTTCAAAACATTATAATACAATTTAGATGCACCCTTGATTATTTCATGAGCTGCACCCTAACCTGATAGACAAGTTTCCCCTTTCGTTAAAGTTTTTCATACTAACGTGTTTGAccaagtatcataaaaatacgTACTAATCAACCCGTTTTCACATAAACGAGTTTAAATCACCACATGGATGTAAAACGGACATACCTTGCAGCCACTTTTTTCAGTAAAAAAAGCTGGAAAGTCATCAGTTTGATAAGAAACAACAGAAACTCCTTGAGTTTCCTGTAAACATTGGAAAGTAAGTTAACTGGAGCCAGCCTTCTGAACTTATAATGGTACATTAGTGCAAGGATGAAATACCAAATACTCAAGAGTTTTGGGAATATCTAATATGGACTTTACGCCTGCTGATACTACAGTCATAGCATTTCTTCCAAGCTCGGTAAGATCAGATGATATATCCAATGCtgatacaattcaagaaacaatagTTACACTCACATGCATCAACTTTAAACTAATCAGAAAGAGTTGTATGCTTGCAAAGGTATAGTGTGGAATCCAGATCGACATACACACACGCACAATTCATTATTTGGTAGATCTACTGCTGACTACTACATaatattttctagaaaataacaaaaaaaactaaagagTTTGTCCCAAGAAAACAAGCTTCGTTTTAAATGCTAACGATTGGTTAAATTTTAAGTTCCAAAGTTACCTTTCATTTAGGAAGAATGGATAAAGACTCATTCCATAACTAAAAACCAAATGTAAATTTTTCTCAATTTAAACTTGCTAAGTTCTGTTTTTGAGTCTAAGTGTGCCTTCCTTTTCATGATAGAAAGAGCTTAAAATCACAACAGAAAACTAGAATCCAAaaccaaaagttaaaaattaacaaaatgtCAAGAACATAAAATGATAATCGACAGCTTCGATCATAGCACGAGGTTTATAGTCCTATTCTAAGTTCTCTATAGAGCAAGCAGAAAATCAAGCTGAGTTTCCTTGAactaaacttcaaaaaacaGTAAAATATCCAGCATATAAAAATAGGTATCTAAAAGCTTACTGCTTTCTCCATGCTTGTGAACTCCTCCGATACCCCCCGTCACAAATATAGATATGCCAACCTGAGAAACATGGCATGCTTAGGGTCGATATCTTTATTAAACTATTATAAAACACCAATATTCCATATATAAAGTTTGCTTTTACTCTTTAACTATTTAGAGTAAGAACTAAGATTTGTTTCACGTAATACGTTGGCGTTTACATAATCTGGGCATATTTCTGTTTATGACTTTACATGAAAACTTTGAATCATAATGTAAATATCAACCATGTGTATCCATACACACATCCTTGAAACAGAGGCACAGAGTTTCAGTAAAACTTGTTTATCATGCTATCATAAGGTATGGTGATATCCATTCAGATTTACGAAAAAGCTTCCTCACAATGGAAAATCAAAGGTGGTACTTTTGACCTATTTATCAATGGGCtgttttaagttatatattatCTCTAATGGCGATGGGTAAATTAAATTTGGAAAATAGCTAACAAGGTCACAGAACAAATATCACCCAAAGTCCCAAAGAGTTTTTATTATATAGGGTTAACATCCTAGATCTTTTAACTCGaaaaattatatgtattgtttTCCTAAAATACTGTATTATATTagaaactaaattttttgttaaaaacaaataaagttGGACATAAAAGTGTTTGAAGGTCAAACCCAACCCAGGTGATAACCTGTTTTACCCTTAcaatttgccacctctaagCAGCATGAAATATCCTTAAAAAGAACCAGCGACAGAGCACCCACCATTGAAGCAAAGAACATGGTTGCAGACACGGTAGTCCCACCGCTACCTCTAGTAGCCACCTGCGTATTGGCAGGTTATGTACAATATTCACATAGAGTTATATAGTACGAGTCAAGTCACATTAGATGATAGGCCAATAACCACTTTCATGGATTGAATAAACTaaacaatcaaataataattacaaCTGCACCATTCTACAACTACTCTACTCTTATAGTGTCAAGTACATAAAGTATCTCACCCCTACAGCCTTTTAATTAAACTTTCATATGAAGTTTAAGGGTAAAAATGTCTGTGAGACCCTAACGAGTAGATGACAAATAGCAGCAACTAAATCACACAAAAGTTACAAAACGTTAAATTGTTACTTTTTTGTCGTTTAGACAGTCAAAGTTACCAAAGGACATTGAACACTAAATCAtagaattttataaatattaacaaatgcaacagtagtacaagaaaaaaaaaacaagaagagAGAATGTAACATGGGCATATAACATAAACACGGAGCCACATTTAATGCATACTTACAACATGTGCAATGTCCCTTCGAGATATCTTCCGAGCTTGGGTTCCCAGCTTAGCTAACCTCTCCAGTTCATCAGTGCTAAGACCTACAAGTAAAAGAAAGGCATGCATTTTACATAATCAAAATGAGCTTTAATGAAAATACAGAGCCCACATAACTAATCTCCAATCAGTTGTTCTAACTAACAAGCAGGCACATCGTCATCATTAGTTGGCTCTCATAATTGAACTAATATGTCATTGAGTAGCTCAGTTGACTTTTCCACATGTAGCAAAGACTCCAAATCAAAAAAATCTGTGAACAAGAGTTTTTCACCTTAAGGTATGTATTTGTTCTCTTTTGGTTGTAAAGCACTTCCAAATGACTGCTAAGGATTAATCATGCATTTCACCCCTAAGTCTCAAATCACAACTCATCCACTGATTCTCGAGCACCAGTCGGGAAAATTGTGTGGTTTAGCCATGTGCTGTGGTTTGAAACTGTAGTCAATCCTAATTTCCAATAGTAGAAAAAGATTTCCCTAATGACAAAGCTTTTAATGACGCCCAATATCCATAGTACATAGGCTAAAAAAATGCTTGAAAACATAAGTACTTTGGTCATTATTATGTAAGCGAGGCAAAACTCAAGTACCACACCACTGGTCTGTGATATAGCAGCAAGACCTCCAACAGGTAAAAGAGGTGAGATAACAAGAAGAGTTGAAAACCTATTGATATTAATTTTGGTAACTAAGTTATGAAAATACTAAGCAAGTAACCCTATATTCAAGGAGTTCATTCTATTTTTAACTTGATCCTCGTAAGCAACACAAACCATGAAAACGGAAGCTATTTGAAGAATGAAATAATTGATAAGCGACTAGATGACAGTTTGGAATCACAGAAAAACATTCACCGTCATATTGTGAAAAAACAGGGGATTATATAAGACAGACATCTAACACTCTCAGAAAGTCATCCTAGCAACACCAAAAACACTACTTTGATTTATCTCGATTAAGAATCTTACATACAATTCATAATTATATAAGGCCGCATCTGGTTGTGGAAAATCTCCTTAACTTATGCAAAACATATCCAAGagaacatgaaaaaaaaacataatcaacttcatgttttctagaaaacctctctaagaaaatggaaaacactATTTTCCATGTTACCACTACCCATGGAAAACTCATATTTATCGTTTCCCGAACATCTTCcatttcaaaaatgaaaaactcatTGTGTTTTCCAACTTGCAACTAAACGCTTCAAAGGTattcaagagaaaaaaaaacactttatatctagaatgaaaaaaaaaaacggccCCTCTAAAAACAAGAACATAACACTAAGGCACAATATGTGTGAACATATAGCGAGAGGCTATAAAAAGCAAACTCCAAAAGTAA harbors:
- the LOC122602629 gene encoding cytochrome c oxidase assembly protein COX11, mitochondrial; translation: MSLSKLYASRSYFSKTLTNSRCLSEVTQSRYYFAAAGSYRHNQCHSMKNVSHLGIGYLKRPYYLSGCGRRYSTNVITERKSRKMLYYLTGLVFAMVGCTYASVPLYRRFCQATGYGGTVQRRETVEEKILRHSQDGTVTKREIVVHFNADVSDGMPWKFTPTQREVRVKPGESALAFYTAENRSSTPITGMSTYNVTPMKAAVYFNKIQCFCFEEQRLLPGEQIDMPVFFYIDPEFETDPRMNGIDNIILSYTFFKIAEDRL
- the LOC122603621 gene encoding pseudouridine-5'-phosphate glycosidase isoform X1, which translates into the protein MASNALSRLANLHRHFHITRSSTKGGHDNANVGTIKISQDVSTALANGKAVVALESTIISHGMPYPQNMETAKEVEAIVRDNGAVPATIAILDGIPCIGLSTDELERLAKLGTQARKISRRDIAHVVATRGSGGTTVSATMFFASMVGISIFVTGGIGGVHKHGESTLDISSDLTELGRNAMTVVSAGVKSILDIPKTLEYLETQGVSVVSYQTDDFPAFFTEKSGCKAPCQLDSPEDCARMIEVNRKLDLKTGILIAIPIPKEHSVSGNIIESAIQTALREAADKGITGSAETPYLLSRVNELTGGASLESNIALVKNNAVLGSQIAVALAQLQDHGHS
- the LOC122603621 gene encoding pseudouridine-5'-phosphate glycosidase isoform X2, translating into MASNALSRLANLHRHFHITRSSTKGGHDNANVGTIKISQDVSTALANGKAVVALESTIISHGMPYPQNMETAKEVEAIVRDNGAVPATIAILDGIPCIGLSTDELERLAKLGTQARKISRRDIAHVVATRGSGGTTVSATMFFASMVGISIFVTGGIGGVHKHGESTLDISSDLTELGRNAMTVVSAGVKSILDIPKTLEYLETQGVSVVSYQTDDFPAFFTEKSGCKAPCQLDSPEDCARMIEVNRKLDLKTGILIAIPIPKEHSVSGNIIESAIQTALREAADKGITGSAETPYLLSRVNELTGGASLESSIL